A single window of Pyrus communis chromosome 10, drPyrComm1.1, whole genome shotgun sequence DNA harbors:
- the LOC137747834 gene encoding uncharacterized protein codes for MDTKIHMEVGNLRKIIKEENSASSQDQANAMIFIRRHLDEGLKSEISSQMKLCRETINEEDMLEKTFNTCHASNVLLHQQYREHCFTEYNQLIFVLLVAEQNNELLIKNHQSRPTGSAPLPEVNDASLEGNTTSYCGNNYKQGRGSK; via the exons atggataccaagatccataTGGAGGTAGGAAATCTTAGAAAAATCATTAAGGAGGAAAACAGTGCATCATCTCAAGATCAGGCGAAtgccatgatctttattcgtCGTCACCTTGATGAAGGACTAAAGAGCGA AATTAGCTCACAGATGAAGCTCTGTAGGGAAACCATTAAtgaggaagatatgctggaaaagactttcaaCACCTGTCATGCCTCCAACGTGCTCCTGCATCAGCAGTATAGAGAGCATTGCTTCACTGAATACAACCAGTTGATATTTGTGCTCTTAGTagctgaacaaaacaatgagctcctCATAAAGAATCATCAgtcccgacctactggatcGGCACCATTGCCAGAAGTGAATGATGCTTCCCTTGAAGGGAATACCACATCCTATTGTGGCAATAATTACAAACAAGGACGTGGCTCCAAGTGA
- the LOC137747835 gene encoding probable disease resistance protein At5g66900: MGQAFHNCSIKISDAWPGLEEMNIDYCHDLVELPAELCDLAHVKVLSITNCHKLSALPEEIGKLENLDVLRLRSCTDLIRLPVSIENLTKLCSLDMYNCFGIRKLPEDIGNMSGLRKINMGQCKGLKELPPSAWDLTEQLEEVICDEENKHLWESFLDTHKIKVAEEKTSLNWPKNPQL; the protein is encoded by the coding sequence ATGGGTCAAGCTTTCCACAATTGTTCCATCAAAATTTCAGATGCCTGGCCAGGTCTAGAGGAAATGAATATCGACTATTGCCATGATTTGGTGGAACTGCCTGCTGAGCTCTGTGATCTTGCTCATGTGAAGGTGCTTAGTATCACCAACTGCCATAAGCTATCTGCCTTGCCTGAAGAGATCGGAAAGCTGGAGAATTTGGATGTACTGAGACTAAGGTCCTGTACAGACTTGATAAGGCTTCCGGTCTCGATTGAGAACCTCACTAAGTTGTGCAGTCTTGACATGTATAATTGTTTCGGCATTAGGAAGTTGCCTGAAGACATTGGTAATATGAGCGGTTTAAGAAAGATCAACATGGGACAATGCAAAGGATTGAAAGAATTGCCTCCATCAGCGTGGGATCTAACCGAGCAGTTAGAGGAAGTTATTTGTGATGAAGAGAATAAACATTTGTGGGAATCCTTCTTAGACACACACAAAATCAAGGTGGCAGAAGAAAAAACCAGTCTGAATTGGCCCAAAAATCCTCAGTTATGA